One genomic window of Centropristis striata isolate RG_2023a ecotype Rhode Island chromosome 20, C.striata_1.0, whole genome shotgun sequence includes the following:
- the kif11 gene encoding kinesin-like protein KIF11 isoform X1: MTSHNLSGLKREEKGRNIQVVVRCRPFNTTERKSSCSVIDCDPSRKEVLVKTGGMNDKAARKTYTFDMVFGAAAKQIEVYRSVVCPILDEVIMGYNCTVFAYGQTGTGKTFTMEGERSPDEEFTWEEDPLAGIIPRTLHQIFEKLSESGTEFSVKVSLLEIYNEELFDLLSPSEDVTERLQLFDDPRNKRGVVVKGLEEVTVHNKDEVYQILERGSAKRRTASTLMNAYSSRSHSVFSVTIHMKEITLEGEELVKIGKLNLVDLAGSENIGRSGAVDKRAREAGNINQSLLTLGRVITALVEKRPHVPYRESKLTRILQDSLGGRTKTSIIATVSPSSSNLEETLSTLEYASRAKNIMNKPEVNQKLTKRTLIKEYTEEIERLKRDLAATRDKNGVYLSSENYESMMSQITSHEEHSVEYTDKIAAMEEEIKKVTELFVDSKTRLEQCTVELDHKQHRLEETSRDLQQTRERLSEEETVCSHLSSAQETLYNTAGQLLVTVESSTRDVSGLHDKLDRKNKVEQHNSCVQQSFSGRMDGAFSDLQLRLQQHGEQQRSLLTGCRDALDGVLQMNEAALSGSLTTVASLVGGVGRLVADGVSRCRERIVQQEALCLQDKENILQLLEEHRQDMEEVLVARTLMGLTAMKELSDTLRSTVEKQREMAVQVEAIKEVGVSLSGLVQELAGLREEALQSLSSLQDDHHKLQEQIRQAEEDQTCLLEQINLLSLKTKKNFSELKTSSSALKKPLQLLQENTSSGVGSVEQRASSQVLLLSSSSSSLASSLSQNAAEGHQALEELTGCCSHLQSSVSGLVQKDLQWSSRLREQAESAAQDQLSLLGKESCAAQCLQQSCESLGSEQLRSASEDLSAHQQQANRTLVQIQNQTEQDQGVLDQQRVQIQEGLETSWQLINDFLQEELQQDVPTGTTPQRREFVYPRTLEKARRRSELLESVRRRQEELQAALQEEEEQQQEEEQEEEDKRSQLEHEPLEEDVALANSSVSTEPSFIDENLVFNETKRVPFFKQKKGGKKEWKLPTRPKAENDSTTPQKSKLPLRCQN, encoded by the exons ATGACTTCACACAACCTGAGCGGGTTAAAACGGGAGGAGAAGGGCAGAAACATCCAGGTGGTGGTCAGATGCAG GCCGTTCAACACGACGGAGAGGAAGTCTTCGTGCAGCGTGATCGACTGCGACCCGAGCAGGAAGGAGGTCCTGGTGAAGACGGGAGGGATGAACGACAAGGCGGCTCGCAAGACCTACACCTTCGACATG GTGTTTGGTGCGGCGGCCAAGCAGATCGAGGTCTACCGCAGCGTGGTGTGTCCCATCCTGGACGAAGTCATCATGGGATATAACTGCACCGTGTTCGC CTACGGTCAGACTGGAACAGGGAAGACCTTCAccatggagggagagaggagtccAGACGAGGAGTTCACCTGGGAGGAG gaCCCGCTGGCCGGCATCATCCCCAGAACGCTGCACCAGATCTTTGAGAAGCTCTCTGAGAGCGGCACCGAGTTCTCCGTCAAAGTTTCTCTGCTGGAGATCTACAACGAGGAGCTGTTCGACCTGCTGAGCCCCAGCGAGGACGTCACCGAGCGCCTGCAGCTGTTTGACGACCCGCGCAACAAG CGCGGTGTGGTGGTCAAAGGTCTGGAGGAGGTCACAGTTCACAACAAGGACGAAGTCTACCAGATCCTGGAGAGAGGATCAGCCAAGAGGAGGACCGCCTCCACCCTCATGAACGCTTACTccag TCGCTCCCACTCGGTGTTCTCCGTCACCATCCACATGAAGGAGATCACTCTGGAGGGGGAGGAGCTGGTCAAGATCGGAAAACTCAATCTG gtggATCTGGCGGGCAGTGAGAACATCGGGCGTTCTGGTGCTGTAGATAAGAGAGCTCGTGAGGCGGGAAACATCAACcaatcactgctgacgctgggACGAGTCATCACGGCGCTGGTGGAGAAACGACCTCACGTCCCCTACAG AGAGTCGAAGCTGACCCGGATCCTGCAGGACTCTCTGGGGGGACGAACCAAGACCTCCATCATCGCCACCGTGTCTCCGTCCTCCAGCAACCTGGAG gaAACTCTGAGCACGCTGGAGTACGCCAGCAGAGCCAAGAACATCATGAACAAGCCAGAAGTCAACCAGAAGCTCACCAAGAGGACTCTGATCAAG GAGTACACGGAGGAGATCGAGCGTCTGAAGAGAGATCTGGCCGCCACCAGAGACAAGAACGGAGTTTACCTGTCCTCCGAGAACTACGA GAGCATGATGTCTCAGATCACGTCTCATGAAGAACACTCTGTGGAATATACAGACAAGATCGCCGCCATGGAGGAGGAGATCAAGAAG GTGACGGAGCTGTTCGTGGACAGTAAAACCCGTCTGGAGCAGTGCACCGTGGAGCTGGACCACAAGCAGCACAG gctggaggagaccagcagagacctgcagcagaCCAGAGAGAGACTCAGTGAGGAGGAGACGGTCTGTTCACACCTCAGCTCAGCTCAGGAGACGCTCTACAACACCGCaggacag CTGCTGGTGACGGTGGAGTCGAGCACCAGAGACGTCTCGGGGCTTCACGACAAGCTGGACCGCAAGAACAAG GTGGAGCAGCACAACAGCTGTGTGCAGCAGAGTTTCAGCGGTCGGATGGACGGAGCGTTCAGCGACCTGCAGCTCCGCCTGCAGCAGCACGGAGAGCAGCAGCGAAGCCTCCTGACCGGCTGCAGGGACGCCCTCG ACGGCGTGCTGCAGATGAACGAGGCGGCGCTCAGCGGGTCTCTGACCACCGTGGCGTCTCTGGTGGGCGGAGTCGGGCGCCTGGTGGCGGACGGCGTTTCCCGCTGCAGAGAGCGGAtcgtccagcaggaggcgctctGCCTGCAGGACAAGGAGAACATCCTGCAGCTGCTG gaggagcACCGTCAGGACATGGAGGAGGTGCTGGTGGCTCGGACTCTGATGGGTCTGACGGCGATGAAGGAGCTCAGCGACACTCTGAGGTCGACGGTGGAGAAGCAGCGAGAGATGGCCGTGCAG GTGGAGGCCATAAAGGAGGTGGGCGTGTCCTTGAGCGGGCTGGTCCAGGAGCTCGCCGGGCTGAGGGAGGAGGCGCTGCAGAGTCTGAGCTCGCTGCAGGACGACCACCACAAGCTGCAGGAGCAGATCAGACAGGCCGAGGAGGACCAGACG TGTCTGCTGGAGCAGATCAACCTGCTCAGCCTGAAGACCAAGAAGAACTTCTCAGAGCTGAAGACCTCCTCCTCGGCTCTAAAGAAACCTCTGCAGCTCCTGCAGGAGAACACCAGCAG CGGCGTCGGCTCTGTGGAGCAGCGGGCCTCCTCCcaggtcctcctcctctcctcctcctcctcctctctggccTCCTCTCTCAGTCAGAACGCTGCTGAGGGCCACCAGGCTCTGGAGGAGCTGACGGGCTGCTGCTCTCACCTGCAGAGCTCAGTATCAG GTCTGGTCCAGAAGGACCTCCAGTGGAGCTCCAGGTTGAGGGAGCAGGCGGAGTCGGCAGCCCAGGATCAGCTCTCTCTGCTGGGGAAGGAGTCGTGTGCAGCTCAGTGCCTCCAGCAG AGCTGTGAGTCTCTGGGCAGCGAGCAGCTCCGCTCGGCCAGCGAGGACCTGTCGGCCCATCAGCAGCAGGCGAACCGGACTCTGGTCCAGATCCAGAACCAGACGGAGCAGGACCAGGGAGTCCTGGACCAGCAGAGGGTCCAGATCCAGGAAGGTCTGGAGACCAGCTGGCAGCTCATCAATGActtcctgcaggaggagctgcagcaggacgTCCCCACag GTACGACCCCTCAGCGTCGGGAGTTTGTGTATCCGAGGACGCTGGAGAAGGCGAGGAGGCGCAGCGAGCTGCTGGAGAGcgtgaggaggagacaggaggagctgcaggcggcgctgcaggaggaggaggagcagcagcaggaggaggagcaggaggaggaggacaaacgGAGCCAGCTGGAACAC
- the kif11 gene encoding kinesin-like protein KIF11 isoform X2 translates to MTSHNLSGLKREEKGRNIQVVVRCRPFNTTERKSSCSVIDCDPSRKEVLVKTGGMNDKAARKTYTFDMVFGAAAKQIEVYRSVVCPILDEVIMGYNCTVFAYGQTGTGKTFTMEGERSPDEEFTWEEDPLAGIIPRTLHQIFEKLSESGTEFSVKVSLLEIYNEELFDLLSPSEDVTERLQLFDDPRNKRGVVVKGLEEVTVHNKDEVYQILERGSAKRRTASTLMNAYSSRSHSVFSVTIHMKEITLEGEELVKIGKLNLVDLAGSENIGRSGAVDKRAREAGNINQSLLTLGRVITALVEKRPHVPYRESKLTRILQDSLGGRTKTSIIATVSPSSSNLEETLSTLEYASRAKNIMNKPEVNQKLTKRTLIKEYTEEIERLKRDLAATRDKNGVYLSSENYESMMSQITSHEEHSVEYTDKIAAMEEEIKKVTELFVDSKTRLEQCTVELDHKQHRLEETSRDLQQTRERLSEEETVCSHLSSAQETLYNTAGQLLVTVESSTRDVSGLHDKLDRKNKVEQHNSCVQQSFSGRMDGAFSDLQLRLQQHGEQQRSLLTGCRDALDGVLQMNEAALSGSLTTVASLVGGVGRLVADGVSRCRERIVQQEALCLQDKENILQLLEEHRQDMEEVLVARTLMGLTAMKELSDTLRSTVEKQREMAVQVEAIKEVGVSLSGLVQELAGLREEALQSLSSLQDDHHKLQEQIRQAEEDQTCLLEQINLLSLKTKKNFSELKTSSSALKKPLQLLQENTSSGVGSVEQRASSQVLLLSSSSSSLASSLSQNAAEGHQALEELTGCCSHLQSSVSGLVQKDLQWSSRLREQAESAAQDQLSLLGKESCAAQCLQQSCESLGSEQLRSASEDLSAHQQQANRTLVQIQNQTEQDQGVLDQQRVQIQEGLETSWQLINDFLQEELQQDVPTGTTPQRREFVYPRTLEKARRRSELLESVRRRQEELQAALQEEEEQQQEEEQEEEDKRSQLEHEPLEEDVALANSSVSTEPSFIDENLVFNETKRVPFFKKKGGKKEWKLPTRPKAENDSTTPQKSKLPLRCQN, encoded by the exons ATGACTTCACACAACCTGAGCGGGTTAAAACGGGAGGAGAAGGGCAGAAACATCCAGGTGGTGGTCAGATGCAG GCCGTTCAACACGACGGAGAGGAAGTCTTCGTGCAGCGTGATCGACTGCGACCCGAGCAGGAAGGAGGTCCTGGTGAAGACGGGAGGGATGAACGACAAGGCGGCTCGCAAGACCTACACCTTCGACATG GTGTTTGGTGCGGCGGCCAAGCAGATCGAGGTCTACCGCAGCGTGGTGTGTCCCATCCTGGACGAAGTCATCATGGGATATAACTGCACCGTGTTCGC CTACGGTCAGACTGGAACAGGGAAGACCTTCAccatggagggagagaggagtccAGACGAGGAGTTCACCTGGGAGGAG gaCCCGCTGGCCGGCATCATCCCCAGAACGCTGCACCAGATCTTTGAGAAGCTCTCTGAGAGCGGCACCGAGTTCTCCGTCAAAGTTTCTCTGCTGGAGATCTACAACGAGGAGCTGTTCGACCTGCTGAGCCCCAGCGAGGACGTCACCGAGCGCCTGCAGCTGTTTGACGACCCGCGCAACAAG CGCGGTGTGGTGGTCAAAGGTCTGGAGGAGGTCACAGTTCACAACAAGGACGAAGTCTACCAGATCCTGGAGAGAGGATCAGCCAAGAGGAGGACCGCCTCCACCCTCATGAACGCTTACTccag TCGCTCCCACTCGGTGTTCTCCGTCACCATCCACATGAAGGAGATCACTCTGGAGGGGGAGGAGCTGGTCAAGATCGGAAAACTCAATCTG gtggATCTGGCGGGCAGTGAGAACATCGGGCGTTCTGGTGCTGTAGATAAGAGAGCTCGTGAGGCGGGAAACATCAACcaatcactgctgacgctgggACGAGTCATCACGGCGCTGGTGGAGAAACGACCTCACGTCCCCTACAG AGAGTCGAAGCTGACCCGGATCCTGCAGGACTCTCTGGGGGGACGAACCAAGACCTCCATCATCGCCACCGTGTCTCCGTCCTCCAGCAACCTGGAG gaAACTCTGAGCACGCTGGAGTACGCCAGCAGAGCCAAGAACATCATGAACAAGCCAGAAGTCAACCAGAAGCTCACCAAGAGGACTCTGATCAAG GAGTACACGGAGGAGATCGAGCGTCTGAAGAGAGATCTGGCCGCCACCAGAGACAAGAACGGAGTTTACCTGTCCTCCGAGAACTACGA GAGCATGATGTCTCAGATCACGTCTCATGAAGAACACTCTGTGGAATATACAGACAAGATCGCCGCCATGGAGGAGGAGATCAAGAAG GTGACGGAGCTGTTCGTGGACAGTAAAACCCGTCTGGAGCAGTGCACCGTGGAGCTGGACCACAAGCAGCACAG gctggaggagaccagcagagacctgcagcagaCCAGAGAGAGACTCAGTGAGGAGGAGACGGTCTGTTCACACCTCAGCTCAGCTCAGGAGACGCTCTACAACACCGCaggacag CTGCTGGTGACGGTGGAGTCGAGCACCAGAGACGTCTCGGGGCTTCACGACAAGCTGGACCGCAAGAACAAG GTGGAGCAGCACAACAGCTGTGTGCAGCAGAGTTTCAGCGGTCGGATGGACGGAGCGTTCAGCGACCTGCAGCTCCGCCTGCAGCAGCACGGAGAGCAGCAGCGAAGCCTCCTGACCGGCTGCAGGGACGCCCTCG ACGGCGTGCTGCAGATGAACGAGGCGGCGCTCAGCGGGTCTCTGACCACCGTGGCGTCTCTGGTGGGCGGAGTCGGGCGCCTGGTGGCGGACGGCGTTTCCCGCTGCAGAGAGCGGAtcgtccagcaggaggcgctctGCCTGCAGGACAAGGAGAACATCCTGCAGCTGCTG gaggagcACCGTCAGGACATGGAGGAGGTGCTGGTGGCTCGGACTCTGATGGGTCTGACGGCGATGAAGGAGCTCAGCGACACTCTGAGGTCGACGGTGGAGAAGCAGCGAGAGATGGCCGTGCAG GTGGAGGCCATAAAGGAGGTGGGCGTGTCCTTGAGCGGGCTGGTCCAGGAGCTCGCCGGGCTGAGGGAGGAGGCGCTGCAGAGTCTGAGCTCGCTGCAGGACGACCACCACAAGCTGCAGGAGCAGATCAGACAGGCCGAGGAGGACCAGACG TGTCTGCTGGAGCAGATCAACCTGCTCAGCCTGAAGACCAAGAAGAACTTCTCAGAGCTGAAGACCTCCTCCTCGGCTCTAAAGAAACCTCTGCAGCTCCTGCAGGAGAACACCAGCAG CGGCGTCGGCTCTGTGGAGCAGCGGGCCTCCTCCcaggtcctcctcctctcctcctcctcctcctctctggccTCCTCTCTCAGTCAGAACGCTGCTGAGGGCCACCAGGCTCTGGAGGAGCTGACGGGCTGCTGCTCTCACCTGCAGAGCTCAGTATCAG GTCTGGTCCAGAAGGACCTCCAGTGGAGCTCCAGGTTGAGGGAGCAGGCGGAGTCGGCAGCCCAGGATCAGCTCTCTCTGCTGGGGAAGGAGTCGTGTGCAGCTCAGTGCCTCCAGCAG AGCTGTGAGTCTCTGGGCAGCGAGCAGCTCCGCTCGGCCAGCGAGGACCTGTCGGCCCATCAGCAGCAGGCGAACCGGACTCTGGTCCAGATCCAGAACCAGACGGAGCAGGACCAGGGAGTCCTGGACCAGCAGAGGGTCCAGATCCAGGAAGGTCTGGAGACCAGCTGGCAGCTCATCAATGActtcctgcaggaggagctgcagcaggacgTCCCCACag GTACGACCCCTCAGCGTCGGGAGTTTGTGTATCCGAGGACGCTGGAGAAGGCGAGGAGGCGCAGCGAGCTGCTGGAGAGcgtgaggaggagacaggaggagctgcaggcggcgctgcaggaggaggaggagcagcagcaggaggaggagcaggaggaggaggacaaacgGAGCCAGCTGGAACAC